Proteins from a single region of Peromyscus eremicus chromosome 9, PerEre_H2_v1, whole genome shotgun sequence:
- the Slc18a3 gene encoding vesicular acetylcholine transporter, with protein MEPTAPTGQARAAATKLSEAVGAALQEPQRQRRLVLVIVCVALLLDNMLYMVIVPIVPDYIAHMRGGSESPTLVSEVWEPTLPPPTLANASAYWGNTSASPTAAGSTRSILRPRYPTESEDVKIGVLFASKAILQLLVNPLSGPFIDRMSYDVPLLIGLGVMFASTVMFAFAEDYATLFAARSLQGLGSAFADTSGIAMIADKYPEEPERSRALGVALAFISFGSLVAPPFGGILYEFAGKRVPFLVLAAVSLFDALLLLAVAKPFSAAARARANLPVGTPIHRLMLDPYIAVVAGALTTCNIPLAFLEPTIATWMKHTMAASEWEMGMAWLPAFVPHVLGVYLTVRLAARYPHLQWLYGALGLAVIGVSSCIVPACRSFAPLVVSLCGLCFGIALVDTALLPTLAFLVDVRHVSVYGSVYAIADISYSVAYALGPIVAGHIVHSLGFEQLSLGMGLANLLYAPVLLLLRNVGLLTRSRSERDVLLDEPPQGLYDAVRLRERSVQGTDGGEACSPPGPFDGCEDDFSYYTRS; from the coding sequence ATGGAACCCACCGCGCCAACGGGGCAGGCCCGGGCGGCGGCCACCAAGCTGTCAGAAGCGGTGGGAGCCGCGCTACAAGAGCCCCAGAGGCAGCGACGCCTGGTGCTGGTCATCGTGTGCGTTGCACTGTTACTGGACAACATGTTGTACATGGTCATCGTGCCCATTGTTCCCGACTATATCGCCCACATGCGAGGGGGCAGCGAGAGCCCTACCCTGGTCTCTGAGGTGTGGGAACCCACCCTGCCGCCGCCCACTCTGGCTAATGCCAGTGCCTATTGGGGCAACACCTCGGCGTCCCCGACGGCTGCTGGGTCTACCCGATCAATTCTGCGGCCTCGCTACCCTACAGAAAGTGAAGATGTGAAGATAGGGGTGTTGTTTGCCTCCAAGGCCATCCTGCAGCTTCTGGTGAACCCCTTGAGCGGGCCTTTCATTGATCGCATGAGCTACGACGTGCCACTGCTTATTGGCCTGGGCGTCATGTTCGCCTCTACAGTCATGTTTGCCTTTGCAGAGGACTATGCCACGCTCTTCGCTGCGCGCAGTCTACAAGGCCTGGGCTCAGCCTTCGCGGACACGTCTGGCATTGCCATGATCGCCGACAAGTATCCGGAGGAGCCTGAGCGCAGTCGTGCCCTGGGCGTGGCGCTGGCCTTCATCAGCTTTGGAAGTCTGGTGGCGCCACCCTTTGGGGGTATCCTCTACGAGTTCGCCGGCAAACGCGTGCCCTTTCTAGTGCTCGCTGCCGTGTCGCTCTTCGAcgcgctgctgctgctggcggTGGCTAAGCCCTTCTCGGCTGCGGCTCGGGCGCGGGCCAACCTGCCTGTGGGCACCCCTATCCATCGCCTCATGCTGGACCCTTACATCGCTGTGGTAGCCGGCGCGCTCACGACCTGTAACATTCCCCTTGCGTTCCTCGAGCCCACCATCGCCACATGGATGAAGCACACAATGGCGGCATCCGAGTGGGAGATGGGCATGGCTTGGCTGCCGGCTTTTGTGCCGCACGTGTTAGGCGTCTATCTCACCGTGCGCCTAGCGGCGCGCTATCCACACCTGCAGTGGCTGTATGGCGCTCTCGGGCTGGCGGTGATTGGCGTGAGCTCGTGCATCGTGCCGGCCTGCCGCTCCTTCGCGCCGCTAGTCGTCTCGCTCTGCGGCCTCTGCTTCGGCATTGCGTTAGTGGACACGGCGCTGCTCCCCACGCTCGCCTTCCTGGTGGACGTGCGCCACGTATCAGTCTATGGCAGCGTCTATGCCATAGCTGACATCTCCTATTCTGTGGCCTATGCTCTTGGGCCCATCGTGGCAGGCCATATCGTTCACTCGCTTGGCTTTGAGCAGCTCAGCCTTGGCATGGGCCTGGCCAACCTGCTCTATGCACCGGTCCTGTTGCTCTTGCGTAACGTGGGCCTCCTTACACGCTCGCGTTCTGAGCGCGATGTGCTGCTTGACGAACCACCGCAGGGTCTGTACGACGCGGTGCGCCTGCGTGAGCGTTCGGTGCAGGGCACGGACGGCGGCGAAGCTTGCAGCCCGCCTGGCCCTTTTGATGGGTGCGAGGACGACTTCAGCTACTACACTCGCAGCTAG